In a genomic window of Glaciimonas sp. PCH181:
- a CDS encoding type III secretion system chaperone SpaK produces the protein MLQLDISQLVQDALIHTGCEKNLIGPLDSHSTIALDFHWSPTIYVSRRDDDIWLWCRLTEYHEGNLGSYATALIKEQMKKLPFLRSDHLNLNENEGHLELSGLIHPGFIENGVEFSKALEGFLERADAFREIVK, from the coding sequence ATGCTACAACTCGATATTTCACAACTGGTCCAAGACGCTTTAATTCACACCGGTTGCGAAAAAAATCTGATCGGGCCGCTGGATAGCCATTCAACCATTGCATTGGATTTTCATTGGTCGCCGACGATTTATGTCAGCCGTCGGGATGACGATATCTGGCTATGGTGCCGTCTTACCGAATATCACGAAGGTAATCTGGGCTCCTATGCAACGGCGTTGATCAAAGAGCAGATGAAGAAACTGCCATTTTTGCGGAGTGACCATTTGAATCTAAATGAGAACGAAGGCCATTTGGAGTTAAGTGGTTTGATTCATCCCGGCTTTATTGAAAACGGTGTTGAATTTTCTAAAGCACTGGAGGGTTTTCTCGAACGTGCTGATGCATTTCGCGAGATCGTAAAGTGA
- a CDS encoding EscV/YscV/HrcV family type III secretion system export apparatus protein, whose translation MFNKALSGMTSRPELLILLLMVMIIAMLIIPLPTYLVDFLIGLNIVISVLVFMGAFYIERILHFSSFPSILLITTLFRLALSISTSRLILLDADAGEIVSTFGEFVIGDSLAVGFVIFAIVTVVQFIVITKGSERVAEVAARFSLDAMPGKQMSIDSDLKAGVIDAAGVKERRSVLERESQLYGAFDGSMKFIKGDAIAGIIIIFVNFIGGIAVGMSTHGMDMSTALSTYTILTIGDGLVAQIPALLIAISAGFIVTRVNDDGNNNLGKTIMMQLLGTPFVLIITAILAVGIGMLPGFPMGVFSILGGALAGLYFYRRYAAKKASADLPTAQTGKAKTNQTDSELGLIGNLEQIAPETIPLIVLVPAARFARMKELQLGKRFSSQFFIDFGGQLPEILLRADDALADNRAVVMINEIRVEEFAVHYDQLRVVNATDEIAQLGIAHFVDTSGPAPSTWVMPEFKETLQKLAFQLRPALDEFYQGFAVLLTRNVNEYFGIQETKQMLDKLETKYPDLLKEVYRHATVQRIAEVLQRLLSERISIRNMKLVIETLAHWAPREKDVIALVEHVRGALARYICDKFSTRGELRALVMSPELEDIIRKGVRSTSNGNFLNLDPEQSESLLDKFALALSGIRLSQKDMVVLTAVDVRRFVKRLIESRFRELEVLSFGEITDNVSINVIKSIH comes from the coding sequence GTGTTTAACAAAGCGCTTAGCGGTATGACATCGCGCCCGGAATTGCTGATTCTGTTGTTGATGGTGATGATTATTGCCATGTTGATCATTCCGTTACCGACCTATCTGGTGGACTTTTTGATCGGTTTAAATATCGTGATCTCAGTGCTGGTGTTTATGGGTGCTTTTTATATTGAACGGATTTTACATTTTTCGTCGTTTCCGTCGATTCTGCTCATTACGACCTTGTTCCGGTTAGCGCTGTCGATCAGTACCAGCCGTTTGATTTTGCTGGATGCCGATGCGGGCGAAATCGTCAGTACTTTTGGTGAGTTTGTGATCGGTGACAGTCTGGCTGTCGGGTTTGTGATTTTTGCGATCGTTACTGTTGTGCAGTTTATCGTCATCACCAAAGGCTCGGAACGGGTGGCTGAAGTAGCCGCCCGCTTCTCGCTGGATGCCATGCCGGGTAAGCAGATGAGTATCGATTCCGACTTAAAAGCCGGCGTGATCGATGCTGCCGGTGTGAAAGAGCGGCGCAGTGTGCTAGAGCGCGAGAGTCAGTTATACGGCGCGTTCGATGGCTCGATGAAGTTCATCAAAGGCGATGCGATTGCCGGGATCATCATTATTTTCGTCAATTTTATTGGTGGTATTGCAGTCGGCATGAGCACGCACGGCATGGATATGTCGACCGCGTTGAGCACCTACACGATTCTGACCATTGGCGATGGTTTGGTGGCACAGATTCCAGCATTGCTGATAGCCATCAGCGCTGGTTTTATCGTGACGCGCGTCAACGACGACGGTAATAATAATCTCGGAAAAACCATCATGATGCAGTTGTTGGGGACGCCGTTTGTATTGATTATTACGGCGATTCTGGCAGTTGGAATCGGTATGCTGCCGGGCTTTCCGATGGGTGTATTTTCGATTCTGGGCGGTGCGCTGGCAGGGCTGTATTTTTATCGGCGGTACGCAGCTAAAAAAGCGAGCGCAGATCTGCCGACAGCACAAACCGGTAAGGCCAAAACTAACCAAACCGATAGCGAACTTGGATTAATTGGCAATCTGGAGCAAATCGCTCCAGAAACAATTCCATTGATTGTATTAGTGCCCGCCGCACGTTTTGCGCGCATGAAAGAACTGCAATTAGGCAAGCGCTTCAGTAGTCAATTTTTTATCGATTTCGGCGGCCAGTTACCAGAGATCTTGCTGCGCGCCGATGATGCGCTGGCTGACAATCGTGCGGTGGTGATGATCAATGAAATTCGCGTTGAGGAGTTTGCGGTGCATTACGATCAGTTGCGGGTGGTCAATGCAACCGATGAAATTGCGCAGTTAGGTATCGCGCATTTTGTTGATACCAGCGGTCCTGCGCCCAGCACCTGGGTTATGCCGGAGTTTAAAGAAACGCTGCAAAAATTAGCTTTTCAGTTGCGTCCCGCGCTGGACGAGTTTTATCAGGGTTTTGCGGTATTGCTGACGCGCAACGTCAATGAATATTTTGGGATTCAAGAGACCAAGCAGATGCTGGATAAGCTGGAGACAAAATATCCGGATCTGCTGAAAGAAGTCTATCGCCACGCCACTGTGCAGCGTATTGCCGAAGTATTGCAACGGCTATTGTCAGAGCGGATTTCGATTCGCAATATGAAGCTGGTCATAGAAACTTTAGCCCATTGGGCACCGCGTGAGAAAGATGTGATCGCATTAGTTGAGCACGTTCGAGGTGCCTTGGCCCGGTATATCTGCGACAAATTTTCTACTCGCGGAGAACTGCGCGCATTGGTGATGTCGCCGGAACTGGAAGACATCATCCGTAAAGGTGTACGGAGTACCTCCAACGGCAATTTCCTGAATCTGGACCCGGAGCAGAGCGAAAGTCTGCTAGATAAATTTGCGCTGGCTTTGAGTGGTATCAGGCTATCGCAAAAAGACATGGTCGTATTGACAGCGGTCGATGTACGTCGCTTCGTAAAACGGCTTATTGAATCTCGTTTTCGCGAATTGGAAGTGCTGTCTTTTGGCGAAATTACCGATAACGTTTCAATCAACGTTATTAAATCCATTCATTAA
- the sctW gene encoding type III secretion system gatekeeper subunit SctW, whose translation MEISRPVLPPVRPLHRPRAEAVKGEDADVQAQLQEMQAEEDLSPGAMRQRFVDSTDEMSAAMAQFRNRRALLKTDSGEDRFERVLDDDVLPKVQQVLRAAQTFGVSAELLAQLRSIFPDDSDLLLVLRELLRRRQMEALTRKRLEGVKAEVEATSVPRRVKAGINCAIKARLFGTLLQRQASLLRESYRQFLEGMQSNIETYEEWITSYGFQHREQVLDFIEEALTTDVMSLDPSCSSIEFGDLLNKLTQLKMLRSADGLFVGHLLRYPLVREHNDCESDWVVFMLATLQAPEEIDQTLDDMLGETFLQTTHVDRSTLLQLIRQACHSLPLELFRDVDQVHALLERFDELAELTHQRALIERRRDA comes from the coding sequence ATGGAAATTAGCCGACCCGTATTGCCACCGGTTCGCCCTTTGCATAGGCCGCGTGCCGAGGCAGTGAAAGGGGAGGACGCCGACGTACAAGCGCAGTTGCAGGAAATGCAGGCAGAGGAAGATCTCAGCCCGGGCGCAATGCGCCAGCGCTTTGTTGACTCGACCGATGAAATGTCCGCAGCAATGGCGCAATTTCGCAATCGTCGCGCATTGCTAAAAACAGACTCTGGCGAAGATCGTTTCGAGCGTGTGCTTGATGACGATGTGTTACCAAAAGTGCAGCAAGTGCTGCGCGCGGCGCAGACGTTTGGTGTATCGGCTGAACTGTTAGCCCAATTGCGGTCGATATTTCCGGATGACAGCGATTTGCTGCTGGTATTGCGAGAACTATTACGGCGGCGTCAGATGGAAGCGCTCACACGTAAGCGGTTGGAGGGAGTAAAGGCCGAAGTTGAAGCCACTTCTGTGCCGCGTCGCGTCAAAGCCGGTATTAACTGCGCCATCAAGGCAAGATTGTTCGGCACACTACTACAACGTCAGGCGTCCTTGCTGCGCGAATCATATCGGCAATTTTTAGAAGGCATGCAGAGCAATATCGAGACCTACGAAGAGTGGATCACCAGCTACGGTTTTCAGCATCGCGAACAGGTGCTCGACTTCATTGAAGAAGCATTGACGACCGATGTGATGTCGCTGGACCCGAGTTGTTCAAGCATTGAATTCGGTGACCTGCTGAACAAGCTAACGCAACTCAAAATGTTGCGCTCCGCCGATGGCTTGTTTGTGGGCCATTTACTACGTTACCCGTTGGTACGTGAGCATAACGACTGCGAGTCGGACTGGGTGGTCTTTATGCTGGCGACCTTGCAGGCACCGGAAGAAATCGATCAGACGCTGGACGACATGCTTGGTGAGACTTTCTTGCAGACGACGCATGTTGACAGATCTACTTTATTGCAGTTGATTCGCCAGGCATGCCATAGCTTGCCATTGGAATTATTTCGCGATGTCGATCAGGTTCATGCATTGCTCGAACGCTTCGACGAACTGGCAGAGTTGACGCATCAGCGCGCGTTGATCGAACGTCGCCGCGATGCGTGA
- the sctC gene encoding type III secretion system outer membrane ring subunit SctC yields MHILKFGMRSPCSVLLLALMLHASTVYAEPESTISLATGSEQGTSLDTKLNTALEQRQQVRSGYVARSDGVRDFFNALSIRLKKPVVVSKQAAQRKISGDFDLTRPQEALEQMALQLGLIWYHDGQSIYVYDASEARNTVVALKNITIRKLQAFLQQSGLYDRRFPFRGAESGNVFYLSAPPVYVDLVASTARFLDGASTERSLGNLKIGVVRLQNTFVGDRTFTLRDTTSTILGMASVIEQILKDEKIAIEMSTAPSVQNPEPLPPLSSLSSLSPMTVLPPPLSRANPILAPFPSLEGGRVTAPAAKNLESTIRVLAYPDTNSLLIKGTPEQVTFIENLIATLDVAKRHVELSLWIIDMEADQLDQLGVSWQGSLGIPNLGSVTFNRPVSTLDGARFLTAVQALNASEKARIVSRPVVLTQENTPAFFDHNRTFYVKLQGERAVQLEHITFGTLIKVLPRFATDGQIEMALDIEDGNEVSSDGSQTEGTFMPKVARTRISTIARVPKGSSLLVGGYTRDEGRDRIAKIPFLGDLPWIGGAFRSKIKHESNMVRVFLIEPRYDDQPRLRDASDLINDVIGDMPKAPQQDALRDYVGRKNGN; encoded by the coding sequence ATGCATATTCTTAAATTTGGTATGCGCTCGCCATGTTCGGTGCTTTTGCTCGCATTGATGTTGCACGCCAGCACCGTTTATGCGGAGCCGGAATCGACGATCTCTTTAGCTACAGGTAGTGAGCAGGGCACTTCGCTCGATACGAAACTAAACACTGCATTGGAACAGCGGCAGCAAGTGCGTAGCGGCTACGTGGCCCGAAGCGATGGCGTTCGCGATTTCTTTAACGCTCTCTCGATTCGATTAAAGAAGCCGGTAGTGGTCAGCAAACAGGCAGCGCAACGCAAAATTAGCGGCGACTTCGACCTTACCCGCCCGCAAGAGGCGTTGGAGCAGATGGCGCTGCAACTAGGATTAATCTGGTATCACGATGGTCAGTCGATCTATGTCTACGATGCTAGCGAAGCACGGAATACCGTGGTCGCGTTGAAAAATATTACGATCAGAAAATTGCAAGCATTCTTGCAGCAATCGGGTTTATACGATCGGCGTTTTCCATTTCGCGGCGCAGAAAGCGGTAACGTTTTTTATTTGTCTGCACCGCCGGTATATGTCGATCTGGTGGCGAGTACCGCCCGTTTTTTAGATGGCGCCAGTACTGAGCGTTCATTAGGTAATTTGAAAATCGGCGTCGTGCGCCTGCAAAATACCTTTGTCGGAGATCGTACTTTTACTTTGCGCGATACCACCAGCACCATACTCGGTATGGCAAGTGTGATTGAACAGATACTCAAAGACGAAAAGATTGCGATCGAAATGAGCACTGCGCCATCTGTGCAAAACCCGGAGCCTTTGCCGCCGTTGTCTTCGCTGTCATCGTTATCGCCCATGACCGTTTTGCCGCCACCACTATCACGGGCAAATCCCATTTTGGCACCATTTCCATCGTTGGAGGGTGGGCGGGTAACGGCACCGGCCGCAAAAAATCTCGAAAGTACCATCCGTGTATTGGCCTATCCCGACACCAACAGTCTGTTGATTAAAGGCACGCCCGAACAAGTCACTTTTATTGAAAATCTGATCGCTACTCTCGATGTCGCTAAACGCCACGTCGAGTTGTCATTGTGGATTATCGATATGGAGGCTGATCAGCTGGATCAATTGGGCGTCAGTTGGCAAGGCAGTCTGGGTATTCCCAATTTAGGCAGCGTAACTTTCAATAGGCCGGTCAGCACGCTTGATGGTGCGCGTTTCCTGACAGCGGTGCAGGCACTTAATGCATCAGAAAAGGCGCGCATCGTATCGCGTCCCGTGGTCCTGACGCAAGAAAATACACCGGCATTTTTCGATCACAACCGGACTTTTTACGTGAAATTGCAGGGCGAGCGCGCAGTCCAGCTTGAGCACATTACCTTCGGCACGTTGATCAAGGTATTGCCACGCTTTGCAACTGATGGCCAGATTGAAATGGCGCTTGATATTGAAGATGGTAACGAAGTATCCAGCGATGGCAGCCAGACCGAGGGCACTTTTATGCCGAAAGTCGCCCGCACACGTATCAGCACGATTGCACGCGTGCCAAAAGGCAGCAGCCTGTTGGTGGGTGGCTATACCCGAGACGAAGGCCGTGATCGGATCGCAAAAATTCCATTCCTTGGCGATTTGCCGTGGATCGGTGGGGCATTCCGCTCCAAGATCAAGCATGAATCTAATATGGTCCGGGTATTTCTGATCGAACCGCGTTACGACGATCAACCGCGCCTGCGCGATGCCAGCGACCTGATCAATGATGTCATAGGCGATATGCCAAAAGCACCGCAGCAAGATGCACTGCGTGACTACGTTGGTCGTAAAAATGGAAATTAG
- a CDS encoding helix-turn-helix domain-containing protein — MTSPVYIQDPLTQTLQRLSTASPLVNLSGISALEVGEEGLQLQAASGKDEWFCSFVPGWRGLLLVNHGACHVVAGSASYKAGDISLLAKLQAFLDEDRGIEYRVAPNTAPVVMVSGDGMAVLRNRGATENWFLGRLFCAEATAGAISSLLRRLECYAVVRFLLAYSIDKKNLRVLAKRYGVSYTHFRRLCNYALGCSAKAELNNWRLARSLLELVDSKKNSSITEVALKHGYASGSHFSTDVKGQVGVSPRVLSDIFKLAVK; from the coding sequence ATGACTAGCCCCGTATATATACAAGACCCTTTGACGCAGACGTTGCAGAGACTGTCAACAGCATCGCCGCTGGTGAATTTGTCAGGAATCTCCGCGCTGGAAGTGGGGGAAGAGGGTTTGCAGCTACAGGCGGCATCCGGCAAAGATGAATGGTTTTGTTCTTTTGTGCCGGGGTGGCGAGGTTTGTTGCTAGTCAATCACGGCGCTTGTCATGTCGTCGCCGGAAGCGCCTCTTATAAAGCAGGCGATATATCTTTATTAGCTAAGTTGCAGGCATTTTTGGATGAAGATCGCGGGATTGAATACCGCGTCGCGCCGAATACAGCGCCGGTGGTAATGGTTTCTGGCGATGGCATGGCGGTACTCAGAAATCGTGGCGCTACCGAAAACTGGTTCCTGGGAAGACTGTTTTGTGCAGAGGCAACGGCAGGGGCAATCTCATCACTATTGCGTCGTTTGGAATGTTATGCAGTGGTGCGGTTTTTATTGGCATATTCCATCGATAAGAAAAATCTGCGTGTGTTGGCGAAGCGTTATGGCGTCTCTTACACGCACTTTCGCCGCTTATGCAATTACGCGCTTGGCTGCTCGGCCAAAGCAGAACTGAACAACTGGCGCTTGGCGCGATCGTTGCTGGAACTGGTCGATAGCAAAAAAAATAGCAGTATTACGGAAGTCGCGCTGAAACATGGCTACGCGTCCGGTTCGCATTTCTCCACCGACGTAAAAGGGCAAGTTGGTGTGTCGCCGCGGGTGCTGTCGGACATTTTTAAATTGGCAGTTAAATAA
- a CDS encoding PrgH/EprH family type III secretion apparatus protein, producing the protein MTSTENTLSNIASEGQAVVVLRILTGAMRSAEFELTCGHTLVVADSASAFEDESRLSTFPDNAIIVPLDQGACSFEVVVTTGEDGVHATLRESHPTDGREHACPFNSVITFGALTFAVKPLADSWSAAVLNDAAALPAVPTPDKTSTAERAGKTPMPLMHRSMLRTALIAALLLAIVGVALATAYWIHGSTQRQQTRLSDLLLGSVGEYQVVKGKDDVFYVFADTLRDASWARQALVRSDFNAPTKVLYTRSEKISIEKLLDHHHNLNNYHILRLDDPTTPRLLLSAERGPHDPKARARAAQEVAALLPYATEVLISSLKDADIAEDAQRGLDQLGIAYKRIDKATSVTFEIQPILDDSGLQKLRPYVDAFYQRWGQRYVHFSVDLKDDWLKGKSFSYGDDSYVKLNNSHWYFSRTLN; encoded by the coding sequence ATGACGTCTACAGAAAATACACTCAGCAATATCGCGAGCGAAGGACAGGCTGTCGTTGTCTTAAGGATATTGACCGGCGCAATGCGCAGTGCAGAGTTCGAACTCACGTGTGGTCATACGCTGGTCGTTGCAGACAGCGCATCAGCGTTCGAGGATGAAAGTCGTTTGTCGACATTCCCCGATAACGCGATCATCGTGCCGCTAGACCAGGGCGCGTGTTCCTTCGAAGTCGTGGTAACAACGGGCGAGGATGGCGTCCATGCCACGCTCAGAGAATCGCATCCGACAGATGGTCGTGAACACGCTTGCCCGTTCAATAGCGTAATAACTTTTGGCGCACTGACATTTGCAGTGAAGCCGCTGGCCGACAGCTGGTCTGCAGCCGTCCTCAATGATGCGGCTGCTCTGCCTGCCGTACCGACGCCGGATAAAACGTCTACAGCAGAGAGAGCGGGAAAAACCCCAATGCCGCTAATGCACCGATCAATGCTCCGCACCGCGCTGATCGCAGCATTGTTGCTGGCAATAGTAGGCGTAGCGCTAGCCACTGCCTACTGGATACACGGCAGCACGCAGCGTCAACAAACCCGCTTATCGGATTTACTGCTGGGATCGGTGGGGGAATATCAGGTAGTGAAAGGCAAAGATGATGTGTTTTATGTATTTGCCGACACGTTGCGCGATGCAAGCTGGGCCAGACAAGCGCTGGTACGCAGCGACTTCAATGCACCGACCAAAGTGTTGTATACGCGTTCAGAAAAGATCAGCATAGAGAAATTGCTCGACCACCACCACAACCTAAACAACTATCACATCTTGCGGCTAGATGACCCGACCACTCCGCGCTTGCTGCTCAGCGCCGAACGCGGACCACACGACCCAAAAGCCCGCGCACGCGCAGCGCAAGAAGTGGCAGCGCTATTGCCGTATGCCACAGAAGTCCTTATCAGCTCTCTAAAGGATGCTGATATTGCCGAAGATGCGCAACGCGGTCTGGACCAACTCGGTATTGCCTATAAACGAATCGATAAAGCGACGAGCGTGACCTTTGAAATACAGCCAATTTTAGATGACAGCGGACTGCAAAAATTGCGTCCTTATGTCGATGCGTTTTATCAGCGCTGGGGTCAGCGCTATGTACATTTTTCTGTCGATTTAAAAGATGACTGGCTGAAAGGAAAATCGTTTAGCTATGGTGATGACAGCTACGTCAAGCTGAATAATTCCCATTGGTATTTTTCGCGCACGCTTAATTAA
- the sctF gene encoding type III secretion system needle filament subunit SctF, which yields MTNTVTPSSTIPPGSDVETEVGNGFLMELSEAFRDQSKNLNIALQSALEKLKNNPSDPAALAEYQSALSQYTLYRNAQSSVVKAYKDVGAGIIANYR from the coding sequence GTGACCAATACTGTTACTCCCAGCTCAACTATCCCCCCCGGCTCCGACGTCGAAACGGAAGTCGGTAATGGCTTCTTGATGGAGTTATCCGAAGCTTTCAGAGATCAAAGTAAAAATCTTAATATTGCACTGCAAAGTGCTCTGGAGAAGCTGAAGAACAATCCATCCGATCCAGCTGCATTGGCCGAATATCAAAGTGCCTTGTCGCAATACACGCTGTACCGGAATGCGCAATCGAGCGTCGTCAAAGCTTACAAAGATGTCGGCGCCGGCATCATCGCTAACTACCGCTAA
- the sctI gene encoding type III secretion system inner rod subunit SctI, translating into MHQTTAINALSGANALAFDDISVDGGSPISLESRAMQAYAQSVMSAEHNKSDIMLRLEAPGLTSPEELQAIQEKVADYGIRLSMVSTLSRKVTSAVETLLRS; encoded by the coding sequence ATGCATCAAACCACCGCAATAAATGCCTTGTCCGGCGCGAACGCTCTTGCTTTCGATGACATCAGTGTCGATGGGGGCAGCCCGATCTCACTAGAATCACGCGCAATGCAAGCGTATGCCCAATCGGTCATGTCGGCCGAACATAACAAAAGCGATATCATGCTGCGCCTTGAAGCACCCGGGCTAACCTCGCCGGAAGAGTTACAGGCGATTCAAGAGAAAGTGGCCGACTACGGCATCAGATTATCGATGGTCAGTACGCTGTCGCGCAAAGTCACCAGCGCGGTCGAAACCCTGCTGCGGTCATGA
- a CDS encoding EscJ/YscJ/HrcJ family type III secretion inner membrane ring protein, whose translation MIRRVLGMLLLVALLAGCQKEDLLKGLDQRQANEVIAVMQRNNIGAEKIDHGKTGFSVIVRQPDFVAAVDLLNVYNLPPQPRIEISQMFPSSSLVSSPRAEKARLYSAIEQRLQQSLETIDGIVSSRVHVSYDIDAGENGSTKRPIHLSALAIYSNDVQPSILIGEIKRFLKNSFSEVEYDNISVVLSQRSALQHAPPSVSAQPNRFDHPVVIGALVLLALLAGAAGLAWRMPKLRALLPQAKE comes from the coding sequence ATGATCAGGCGCGTTCTTGGCATGCTGTTGCTGGTGGCGCTGCTGGCAGGTTGCCAGAAAGAAGATCTGCTGAAAGGACTTGATCAGCGTCAGGCTAACGAAGTAATCGCGGTCATGCAACGCAATAATATCGGCGCTGAAAAAATCGATCACGGCAAAACCGGTTTTAGCGTCATCGTGAGGCAACCCGATTTTGTCGCGGCTGTCGATCTGCTAAATGTCTACAATCTGCCACCGCAGCCGCGTATCGAAATCTCCCAAATGTTCCCTTCCAGCTCGCTGGTATCGTCCCCGCGCGCGGAGAAGGCCCGTCTGTATTCGGCCATCGAACAACGATTGCAACAGTCGCTGGAAACGATCGACGGTATCGTCTCTTCGCGGGTGCATGTCAGCTACGATATCGACGCGGGTGAAAATGGTTCTACGAAACGCCCGATTCATCTTTCAGCGCTGGCAATTTATAGTAACGATGTGCAACCGTCGATCCTGATCGGAGAAATCAAGCGCTTTCTGAAAAACAGTTTTTCCGAAGTCGAATACGACAATATCTCGGTTGTTCTATCGCAGCGCAGCGCGTTGCAACATGCGCCGCCATCGGTATCGGCACAGCCGAACAGGTTCGATCATCCTGTCGTCATAGGCGCATTGGTTTTACTGGCGCTGTTAGCTGGCGCGGCGGGATTGGCGTGGCGCATGCCGAAGCTGCGCGCTTTGTTGCCGCAAGCGAAGGAATGA
- a CDS encoding type III secretion apparatus protein OrgA/MxiK → MSASTSMSPSLLQTVIFDPLSYIHPVHFMLPTTFDNAMQHAIINRMLIDHYQLCSELPVIASGSRDQVFLKYWSQLPQLAYLLACQRFRVALSRGGKLLNLPHWARSFAMLPLPLSNDTPMSVGVLNTTTLLKYGLTDLLSHCRGLTPTMRQRLPLLFPFIVKTKTTMLPAPLPILAPAAKAGSGDILFTLALQHVKKIPGKTALPPD, encoded by the coding sequence ATGTCCGCGTCAACATCAATGTCACCTAGTCTTTTGCAAACAGTGATTTTCGATCCCTTATCGTACATTCATCCTGTGCATTTTATGCTGCCGACGACGTTTGACAATGCAATGCAGCATGCAATTATCAATCGCATGCTCATCGATCATTATCAGCTGTGCTCCGAACTGCCTGTGATCGCATCTGGCAGTCGCGATCAGGTGTTTCTGAAATATTGGTCGCAACTTCCGCAATTGGCTTATTTGCTGGCTTGTCAACGCTTTCGCGTAGCATTATCGCGTGGGGGAAAATTGCTTAATTTGCCACATTGGGCGCGTAGTTTTGCCATGCTGCCGCTGCCGCTATCGAACGACACGCCGATGTCCGTGGGAGTACTAAATACCACGACACTGCTGAAATATGGTTTAACTGATCTGCTATCGCATTGTCGAGGTTTGACCCCGACAATGCGACAACGCCTTCCTTTGCTATTTCCTTTCATCGTAAAAACTAAAACAACGATGCTGCCTGCGCCGTTGCCGATCCTCGCCCCTGCCGCCAAAGCAGGAAGTGGTGATATTTTATTTACTCTCGCGCTACAACATGTCAAAAAAATCCCAGGAAAAACAGCCCTTCCACCTGATTGA
- the mmsB gene encoding 3-hydroxyisobutyrate dehydrogenase, whose translation MNNEVVFIGLGNMGLPMALNLVRSGLTVSGHDLLPASVEKFTTGGGTTTTNLQSALAEAKIIITMLPASRHVESAYLGDTGILAKANPQALLIDCSTIAPETARKVAAAAREKGFDMLDAPVSGGTGGATAGTLTFMVGGSQQAFAIAKPILEKMGKAIFHAGESGAGQTVKVCNNMLLGILMIGTSEAIRLGMANGMDPKVLSEVMAKSSGRNWVLEVYNPCPGVMENAPASKEYSGGFGVDLMLKDLGLAMENSLSTGSSTPLGSLARNLYDIHSKTGAGGLDFSSIFNMLAKSN comes from the coding sequence ATGAACAACGAAGTAGTCTTCATAGGCCTGGGCAACATGGGCCTCCCAATGGCCCTAAACCTAGTTCGCTCAGGCCTAACAGTCAGCGGTCACGACCTCCTCCCCGCCAGCGTAGAAAAATTCACCACGGGCGGTGGCACCACCACAACCAACCTGCAATCCGCCCTAGCCGAAGCAAAAATAATCATCACAATGCTCCCAGCCAGCCGCCACGTAGAATCAGCCTACCTAGGCGACACCGGCATCCTGGCAAAAGCAAACCCCCAGGCACTATTAATAGACTGCTCAACAATCGCCCCAGAAACCGCCCGCAAAGTAGCAGCCGCCGCCCGCGAAAAAGGCTTCGATATGCTAGACGCGCCAGTCTCCGGCGGCACAGGCGGCGCAACCGCTGGCACACTAACATTCATGGTAGGCGGCTCCCAGCAAGCCTTCGCTATCGCCAAACCAATCCTGGAAAAAATGGGAAAAGCCATCTTCCACGCAGGTGAAAGCGGCGCCGGCCAAACCGTCAAAGTCTGCAACAATATGTTATTAGGTATCCTGATGATAGGTACATCAGAAGCCATCAGACTAGGCATGGCAAACGGTATGGACCCAAAAGTTCTCTCCGAAGTCATGGCCAAAAGCTCCGGCCGTAACTGGGTACTGGAAGTCTACAACCCATGCCCCGGCGTCATGGAAAACGCCCCCGCGTCAAAAGAATACAGCGGCGGCTTTGGCGTAGATTTAATGCTAAAAGATTTAGGCCTCGCAATGGAAAACTCCCTCTCGACGGGCAGTAGCACACCCCTCGGATCATTAGCCCGTAACCTCTACGACATCCACAGCAAAACTGGTGCTGGCGGACTAGATTTCTCCAGCATTTTCAATATGCTAGCCAAAAGTAATTAA